From the genome of Mycobacterium dioxanotrophicus, one region includes:
- the hemE gene encoding uroporphyrinogen decarboxylase, translated as MNTRRELPESPYLAAASGRAPHRVPVWFMRQAGRSLPEYRALRAQHRMLEACFDPELVCEITLQPVRRHGVDAAILFSDIVVPLKASGVGLDIVPDVGPVIEHPIRTITDVQALKPLEPQQVSPVTEAVSLLVSALGEVPLIGFAGAPFTLASYLVEGGPSRHHDRTKAMMLGEPETWHALMTALTDLTIAFLQAQVDAGVDALQVFDSWAGTLSLADYRSYVLPHSARVFATMTAAGVPMTHFGVGTAELLGAMSEAVEPATASVVGVDWRTSLVDAAARVKPGTALQGNLDPVVLLAGWPVAEAAVRRVVEDGRQAVAAGAAGHVFNLGHGVLPATDPGIITEAVELVHTL; from the coding sequence ATGAATACCCGCCGTGAGCTGCCCGAGTCGCCCTACCTGGCCGCCGCCAGTGGCCGCGCCCCGCACCGAGTGCCCGTGTGGTTCATGCGGCAGGCCGGCCGGTCTCTGCCTGAGTATCGGGCGTTGCGGGCCCAGCACCGCATGCTGGAAGCCTGCTTCGATCCCGAACTGGTCTGCGAAATCACCCTGCAGCCCGTCCGGCGGCACGGGGTCGACGCCGCCATCCTGTTCTCCGACATCGTGGTGCCGCTCAAGGCGTCGGGCGTCGGTCTGGACATCGTGCCCGACGTCGGGCCCGTCATCGAGCATCCGATCCGCACGATCACCGATGTGCAGGCGCTGAAACCGCTTGAACCGCAGCAGGTCTCGCCGGTCACCGAAGCGGTGTCGCTCCTGGTGTCCGCGCTGGGCGAGGTGCCCCTGATCGGGTTCGCGGGCGCCCCGTTCACACTGGCCTCCTACCTTGTGGAGGGCGGGCCCAGCCGCCATCACGATCGCACCAAGGCCATGATGCTCGGCGAGCCGGAGACCTGGCACGCCCTGATGACGGCGCTGACCGATCTCACCATCGCCTTCCTGCAGGCCCAGGTGGACGCCGGAGTGGACGCCCTGCAGGTGTTCGATTCCTGGGCCGGGACGCTGTCGCTGGCCGATTACCGCAGCTACGTGCTGCCGCACAGTGCCCGGGTGTTCGCCACCATGACGGCAGCCGGGGTACCGATGACCCACTTCGGGGTGGGTACCGCCGAACTGCTCGGCGCCATGTCCGAGGCGGTGGAACCGGCTACGGCTTCGGTGGTGGGCGTGGACTGGCGCACCTCGCTCGTCGACGCGGCCGCCCGGGTCAAGCCGGGCACCGCGCTGCAGGGCAACCTCGACCCGGTGGTGCTGCTGGCCGGCTGGCCCGTGGCCGAGGCCGCGGTGCGCCGGGTGGTCGAGGACGGCCGTCAGGCGGTCGCCGCGGGCGCCGCCGGACATGTCTTCAATCTGGGGCACGGGGTGTTGCCTGCGACCGATCCCGGAATCATCACCGAGGCAGTGGAGCTGGTCCACACATTGTGA